The following coding sequences lie in one Prochlorococcus marinus XMU1411 genomic window:
- a CDS encoding aminotransferase class I/II-fold pyridoxal phosphate-dependent enzyme produces MMLNNNLKLAEKAVLSVEDSLSKVFQERSIQVSQKLENILTIFKEEKVSSSHFNQSSGSGHDDISREKIDAVFARLFLAEKAAVRMQFVSGTHAISSVLFGILRPGDVMLSLTGQPYDTLEEVIGIRGGNKGSLKDFEIAYKQINICENFDSFEEKIVHSFKENSCKLVFIQKSCGYSWRKSLTNHQIEKICSLIHSLDPSCICFVDNCYGELVEDSEPISKGANIIAGSLIKNLGGTIVPTGGYVAGDAELVEMACSRLTSPGIGSSAGINFGLGRLILQGLFLAPQIVHESLKGADMVAAVFKNLGFKVLPEPATYRSDLIQAVRLNNPDLVQKVCQSFQNSSPVDSFLNVVPSSMDGYDSKLLMAGGTFIEGSTSEFSADAPLRDPYNIFVQGGSHIAHIKIALIRLLSELLEEKLISKDSLLPLST; encoded by the coding sequence ATGATGTTAAATAATAACTTAAAACTGGCTGAAAAAGCTGTTCTTTCTGTCGAAGATAGTTTAAGTAAAGTTTTCCAAGAAAGGTCCATTCAGGTTTCCCAGAAATTAGAAAATATTTTGACAATTTTTAAGGAAGAAAAAGTTTCGTCTAGTCATTTCAATCAATCTTCAGGTAGTGGTCATGATGATATATCTAGAGAAAAAATTGATGCGGTTTTTGCAAGATTGTTTCTTGCTGAAAAGGCAGCTGTGAGGATGCAATTTGTAAGTGGAACACATGCAATAAGTTCTGTCTTATTTGGAATTCTTAGACCTGGAGATGTAATGTTATCTCTTACAGGACAACCATATGACACTTTAGAAGAAGTCATAGGAATAAGGGGAGGAAATAAAGGGTCACTTAAAGATTTTGAGATTGCATATAAGCAAATAAATATATGCGAGAATTTTGATTCTTTTGAAGAAAAAATTGTTCATTCTTTTAAAGAAAATTCATGTAAATTAGTATTCATACAAAAAAGTTGTGGATATAGTTGGAGAAAGTCTCTGACGAATCATCAGATAGAGAAAATTTGTAGTTTAATTCATTCTCTTGATCCTAGCTGTATATGTTTTGTTGATAACTGTTATGGGGAGCTTGTTGAAGATAGTGAACCAATTTCTAAAGGGGCAAATATAATTGCTGGATCATTGATTAAAAATTTGGGAGGAACAATCGTTCCTACTGGTGGGTACGTTGCAGGAGATGCAGAGTTGGTTGAGATGGCATGTTCAAGATTAACTTCACCAGGTATTGGTTCTTCTGCAGGAATAAATTTTGGACTAGGAAGATTAATTTTGCAGGGTTTGTTTTTAGCACCACAAATTGTTCATGAATCACTAAAAGGTGCTGATATGGTTGCAGCAGTCTTTAAAAATTTGGGATTTAAGGTTTTACCAGAGCCAGCAACTTATAGATCTGATCTTATTCAGGCAGTAAGATTGAATAATCCTGATTTGGTACAAAAAGTATGTCAATCTTTTCAAAATTCTTCACCAGTAGATTCTTTTCTGAATGTTGTTCCATCATCAATGGATGGATATGATTCAAAATTATTAATGGCAGGAGGTACATTTATTGAAGGTAGTACAAGTGAATTTTCTGCTGATGCTCCTCTAAGAGATCCTTACAATATTTTTGTTCAAGGTGGTTCTCACATAGCTCACATCAAAATTGCATTAATTCGATTATTATCAGAATTATTAGAGGAAAAATTAATTTCAAAGGATTCTCTACTTCCTTTATCTACTTAA
- the rpmI gene encoding 50S ribosomal protein L35: protein MSKLKTRKSAAKRFKATATGKFMRRRAFHNHLLDHKSSKLKRHLSTKAVVDERDADNVRLMIPYA from the coding sequence ATGTCTAAACTAAAAACTCGTAAATCAGCTGCCAAAAGATTTAAAGCTACTGCGACGGGTAAATTTATGAGAAGAAGAGCTTTCCATAATCATTTACTTGATCATAAAAGCTCCAAATTAAAAAGACATCTATCAACAAAAGCCGTAGTTGATGAAAGAGATGCTGATAATGTAAGATTGATGATTCCATACGCATAA
- a CDS encoding thiazole synthase, with amino-acid sequence MKDDSSLLIGGKQFSSRLMVGTGKYKSSQDMVESLSNSETEIITVAVRRIKNNETGENLLEKINWKKYWMLPNTAGCVNADEAVRIAILGRELAKLSGQEENNFVKLEVIPDKKYLLPDPIETLKAAEVLTKKGFAVLPYINADPILAKRLEEIGCATVMPLGSPIGSGQGLLNLSNIAIIIENAKVPVIIDAGIGVPSEASQAMELGADGVLINSAIAQSENPPLMAKAINYGVKAGRQAFLAGRIKKQDIAVASSPEKNISI; translated from the coding sequence ATGAAAGATGATTCATCTTTACTAATTGGAGGAAAACAATTTTCCAGTAGATTAATGGTCGGTACTGGTAAATACAAATCTTCGCAAGATATGGTCGAGAGTTTGTCTAATTCAGAAACAGAAATCATAACCGTCGCTGTTCGAAGAATTAAAAATAATGAGACTGGAGAAAATTTGCTAGAAAAAATTAACTGGAAAAAATACTGGATGCTTCCTAATACAGCTGGTTGTGTTAATGCCGATGAGGCAGTCAGAATAGCAATTTTAGGAAGAGAGCTTGCAAAATTGTCTGGTCAAGAAGAAAACAATTTTGTGAAGTTAGAAGTAATTCCTGACAAAAAGTATTTACTACCAGATCCAATAGAAACCCTAAAAGCTGCTGAAGTCCTTACAAAAAAAGGTTTCGCTGTACTTCCATATATTAATGCTGATCCTATTCTTGCAAAAAGATTAGAAGAAATAGGATGTGCAACTGTAATGCCTTTAGGCTCGCCTATTGGCTCCGGCCAAGGTTTATTAAATTTATCAAACATAGCGATAATTATTGAGAATGCAAAAGTGCCAGTAATAATTGACGCAGGAATTGGGGTACCTAGTGAAGCTTCTCAAGCGATGGAACTTGGCGCTGATGGTGTATTAATAAATAGTGCAATAGCACAATCTGAGAATCCTCCTCTAATGGCTAAAGCTATAAATTATGGTGTGAAAGCTGGTAGGCAAGCTTTTCTTGCAGGAAGAATTAAAAAACAGGATATTGCAGTAGCAAGTTCACCGGAAAAAAACATATCTATCTAA
- a CDS encoding glycosyltransferase family 4 protein: protein MKIALFTETFLPKVDGIVTRLTKTIEFLIKNGDEVIIFCPEGCPESYMGATVVGVAAMPLPLYPELKLGLPGPAVSDKLEKFNPDLIHVVNPAVLGLGGIWLAKTNNIPLIASYHTHLPKYLEHYGMGMLEPLLWELLKAAHNQALLNLCTSTAMVNELKEKGIQRTALWQRGVDTYSFRPELRSEKMREKLFGKYQDANYLLIYVGRLSAEKQIERIKPVLKSIPNACLALVGDGPYRNQLEKIFENTKTNFIGYLSGDELASAYASGDIFLFPSSTETLGLVLLEAMAAGCPVIGANKGGIPDIISDGINGCLYDPDEKDNGEQSLIAATKKILDNEDKREIMRKEARNEAEKWDWNQATLQLQNYYADTLKKID from the coding sequence GTGAAAATTGCATTGTTTACTGAAACTTTTTTACCTAAAGTTGACGGCATAGTCACAAGGCTGACTAAAACGATTGAATTTTTAATAAAGAATGGTGACGAAGTTATAATTTTTTGTCCAGAAGGCTGTCCAGAATCATATATGGGAGCAACTGTTGTTGGAGTTGCCGCAATGCCATTACCTTTATACCCAGAGTTGAAGCTTGGTTTACCAGGTCCTGCAGTATCAGATAAGTTAGAAAAATTTAACCCAGATTTGATACATGTTGTTAATCCAGCTGTACTTGGCTTAGGTGGTATATGGCTGGCGAAAACTAATAATATTCCTCTAATTGCCAGCTACCATACTCATCTTCCAAAATATCTAGAACATTACGGTATGGGCATGTTAGAGCCACTTTTGTGGGAATTACTTAAAGCAGCTCATAATCAAGCCTTGTTAAATTTATGTACGTCCACGGCTATGGTCAATGAGTTAAAAGAGAAAGGTATTCAAAGGACTGCTCTATGGCAAAGAGGAGTAGATACTTACAGTTTCAGACCAGAATTGAGAAGTGAGAAAATGAGAGAAAAACTATTTGGAAAATATCAAGACGCTAATTATTTATTAATTTATGTAGGAAGATTATCAGCAGAAAAACAAATTGAAAGGATTAAACCAGTCTTAAAAAGTATCCCTAATGCTTGCCTAGCACTTGTGGGTGACGGACCGTATAGAAACCAGCTTGAAAAAATCTTCGAAAATACAAAGACTAATTTCATAGGATATTTATCTGGCGATGAACTTGCTAGCGCCTATGCCTCTGGGGATATATTCTTATTTCCATCTAGTACAGAAACACTTGGGTTAGTTTTACTAGAAGCAATGGCAGCAGGATGTCCAGTTATCGGAGCCAACAAGGGGGGGATTCCAGATATTATTAGCGATGGGATTAATGGTTGTTTATATGATCCTGATGAAAAAGATAATGGGGAACAGAGTTTGATTGCAGCGACAAAAAAAATTCTAGATAATGAAGATAAAAGAGAAATTATGAGGAAAGAGGCACGAAACGAAGCAGAAAAATGGGATTGGAATCAAGCAACGCTTCAACTGCAAAATTATTATGCAGATACTCTAAAAAAAATAGATTAA
- the gcvH gene encoding glycine cleavage system protein GcvH — protein MSYKFPDNLKYADTHEYVFEENGLLKIGVSEFAIDQLGDIVFVELADQGATLEKGETFGTIESVKAVEEVYLPFSGEIVSVNESVIENPELLQNDPIGDGWLVILKPDSKPLIADLMTSEEYQSKVVPK, from the coding sequence ATGTCTTACAAGTTTCCAGACAACCTCAAATATGCTGATACTCATGAATATGTTTTCGAAGAAAATGGATTATTAAAAATTGGAGTTAGTGAATTCGCTATAGATCAATTAGGAGATATTGTTTTTGTTGAATTAGCTGATCAAGGAGCGACTTTAGAGAAAGGCGAGACTTTTGGAACAATAGAATCAGTTAAGGCCGTTGAGGAAGTCTATCTGCCTTTTTCAGGGGAAATAGTATCTGTAAATGAGAGTGTTATTGAGAACCCTGAGCTTTTACAGAATGATCCGATTGGAGACGGTTGGTTAGTCATTTTGAAACCAGATTCAAAACCATTAATTGCTGATTTGATGACTTCTGAGGAATATCAATCAAAGGTTGTACCAAAATAA
- the rplI gene encoding 50S ribosomal protein L9 produces MAKRIQVALTESIASLGNEGDLVEVAPGYARNFLLPYGKAMNVTPAVLKQIERKKEKEKIAADKLKQEALDFQTALSTIGRFTIKKQVGEDGVLFGTVTNGDVAEAIEAATKKEIDRRNITVPDIHNLGSFTAKIKLHPEVNAEINIEVTS; encoded by the coding sequence ATGGCTAAAAGAATACAAGTCGCATTAACTGAATCAATCGCATCACTAGGTAATGAAGGAGATCTAGTTGAAGTAGCACCTGGATATGCAAGAAATTTTCTATTACCTTACGGTAAGGCAATGAATGTAACACCAGCAGTCCTTAAACAAATTGAAAGGAAGAAAGAAAAAGAAAAAATCGCTGCTGATAAATTAAAGCAAGAAGCTTTAGATTTCCAAACTGCATTATCTACAATAGGTAGGTTCACTATAAAAAAACAGGTTGGAGAAGATGGTGTCCTTTTTGGAACGGTTACCAACGGGGATGTTGCCGAAGCGATAGAAGCGGCAACTAAAAAAGAAATTGATAGAAGAAACATTACTGTTCCTGATATTCATAATTTAGGTTCCTTTACTGCAAAAATAAAATTACATCCAGAGGTAAATGCAGAAATAAATATTGAAGTAACAAGTTAA
- the rplT gene encoding 50S ribosomal protein L20, whose translation MARVKRGNIARKRRNKILNLAKGFRGGNKNLFRTANQRVMKALCNAYRDRRRRKRDFRRLWISRINASARLNGTNYSKLINGMKKSEIIINRKMLAQLALNDPKCFEQIISSISN comes from the coding sequence ATGGCACGCGTAAAAAGAGGCAACATAGCCAGAAAAAGAAGAAACAAAATCTTAAATCTTGCAAAAGGTTTCAGAGGAGGTAACAAAAATCTTTTCAGAACCGCAAATCAAAGAGTGATGAAGGCTCTTTGTAATGCTTACAGAGATAGAAGAAGAAGAAAAAGAGATTTTAGAAGACTTTGGATTTCTAGAATTAATGCATCGGCTAGGTTAAATGGCACCAACTATAGCAAGTTGATAAATGGCATGAAAAAATCAGAAATTATCATTAACAGGAAAATGCTTGCACAATTAGCTTTAAACGACCCTAAGTGTTTTGAACAAATTATTTCTTCCATTAGTAATTAG
- the gcvP gene encoding aminomethyl-transferring glycine dehydrogenase, with the protein MTSKFGSDLFIDRHLGLGDNDETIMLKKLGFNNIDQFINQVIPEDIQLKDKSSEILPQGCSEIEALNELEEIANTNTKMRSLIGLGYYDNHMPKVIQRHVLENPRWYTSYTPYQAEIAQGRLEALFNFQTIVCELTGFPVANASLLDEGTAAAEAMAMSFSARKNKSSKVYLVESNVFDHTFNVLQTRAKPLGISLKRFTQRNLPHHNDVFGMLLQLPGKNGELYDPTFLISQAHRSEIIVTACIDPLAQVLIKPISEFGVDVAVGSMQRFGVPMGFGGPHAAYFACSEKYKRLIPGRIVGQTLSKNGEKSLRLALQTREQHIRREKATSNICTAQSLLAIISSFYAIYHGPSGLTQIAKRLVELRINLESSLAALGFDIPDGIRFDSVDVYSEHSQKIHNEALKNGYNLRILPLGSTIEKSTGFGISLDELSNEKEIKDILTFIANLIEKEEDLEHIKFDKVFHLESLALRSSAWMQQDIFTNYQSETELMRYIFRLAEKDFSLVDGMMPLGSCTMKLNSVAELNPVSWANLSSIHPFSPPDQTKGYSKIISDLEKWISDIVGLKSVSFQPNAGSQGEFAGLLAINSYFESKGELLRKKCLIPKSAHGTNPASAVMAGFDVLSVECDDEGNIDFQDLSIKVKKFDNQIGALMLTYPSTHGVFELQIRKICDLIHSVGGFVYLDGANLNAQVGLCKPGDYGVDVCHLNLHKTFCIPHGGGGPGVGPVAASETLSPFLPTHSLMDNNLSNCSNYVSSAKHGSASILPISWMYIKMVGLSGLRKATAHAILSANYIAYSLKHKFKILYKGKNNFVAHECILDFRDLKSKTGLSVNDLAKRLIDYSFHAPTISWPVPETIMIEPTESESLVELDRFCEAMLLIGEEISEIEKNSELKNNNVISNAPHTLKELIADNWHYPYSKEKASFPYKTPTSIKFWSSVSRINNAYGDRNLICTCNVNQGETFEEKKCA; encoded by the coding sequence ATGACATCTAAATTTGGGTCTGATTTGTTTATAGATAGGCATCTTGGGTTGGGAGATAATGATGAAACAATTATGCTGAAAAAGCTTGGTTTTAATAATATTGATCAATTTATAAATCAAGTTATTCCTGAAGATATTCAGCTTAAAGATAAATCTTCAGAAATATTACCTCAAGGTTGTTCAGAAATTGAGGCTTTAAATGAATTAGAAGAGATTGCGAATACAAATACTAAAATGAGATCACTAATAGGCCTTGGTTATTATGACAATCACATGCCTAAAGTAATCCAAAGACATGTTCTTGAAAATCCAAGGTGGTACACGTCTTATACTCCATATCAAGCAGAAATTGCACAAGGAAGATTAGAAGCTCTATTTAATTTTCAGACTATTGTTTGTGAACTAACAGGATTCCCTGTCGCCAATGCATCTTTGTTAGATGAGGGTACTGCTGCTGCAGAAGCTATGGCGATGAGTTTTTCCGCAAGAAAAAATAAATCTTCAAAAGTGTACTTAGTGGAATCAAATGTTTTTGATCATACTTTTAATGTTCTGCAAACCAGAGCAAAACCTTTGGGAATATCCTTAAAACGCTTTACTCAAAGAAACCTTCCTCACCATAATGATGTTTTTGGAATGTTGTTGCAATTACCTGGTAAAAATGGGGAATTATATGACCCCACATTCTTAATATCCCAAGCACATAGATCAGAAATTATTGTTACGGCATGTATTGATCCACTAGCACAAGTTTTGATTAAACCAATTTCTGAATTTGGTGTTGATGTAGCAGTGGGTAGTATGCAAAGATTTGGTGTTCCAATGGGTTTTGGTGGCCCCCATGCAGCATATTTTGCTTGTAGCGAAAAATATAAAAGGCTGATACCAGGAAGAATTGTTGGGCAAACTCTATCTAAAAATGGAGAAAAGTCTCTAAGACTAGCATTGCAAACAAGAGAGCAACATATTAGAAGGGAAAAGGCCACTAGTAATATTTGTACTGCTCAATCTTTGCTAGCCATAATTTCTTCTTTTTATGCTATTTATCATGGACCCTCTGGATTAACCCAAATTGCTAAGAGATTAGTGGAGTTGAGAATAAATTTAGAATCAAGTTTAGCTGCTTTAGGTTTTGACATCCCTGATGGGATTAGATTTGATAGTGTTGATGTTTATTCTGAGCACTCCCAGAAGATCCATAATGAAGCTTTAAAAAATGGCTATAACTTAAGAATTTTGCCGTTGGGATCAACTATTGAAAAGTCAACTGGCTTTGGGATCTCTTTAGATGAACTTAGTAATGAAAAAGAAATCAAAGATATTTTGACTTTCATAGCAAACCTTATAGAAAAAGAAGAAGATTTAGAGCATATAAAATTTGATAAAGTATTTCATCTTGAAAGTTTAGCCTTGAGATCCAGTGCATGGATGCAGCAAGATATATTCACAAATTACCAAAGTGAAACTGAATTAATGAGATATATATTCCGACTTGCAGAAAAAGATTTTTCTTTGGTAGATGGGATGATGCCATTGGGAAGCTGTACCATGAAGTTAAATTCTGTAGCAGAATTAAATCCAGTCTCTTGGGCTAATTTATCTTCAATTCATCCTTTTTCCCCACCAGATCAAACTAAAGGCTATTCAAAAATCATATCTGACCTAGAAAAATGGATAAGTGATATTGTTGGTTTGAAATCAGTTTCTTTTCAACCAAATGCAGGCTCTCAAGGAGAGTTTGCAGGTTTATTGGCAATAAATTCGTATTTTGAATCAAAAGGTGAACTATTAAGAAAAAAATGTTTAATTCCTAAAAGTGCTCATGGAACAAATCCTGCTAGTGCAGTTATGGCAGGTTTTGATGTGTTAAGTGTTGAATGTGATGACGAAGGAAATATTGATTTTCAAGATTTGTCGATCAAGGTCAAGAAATTTGATAACCAAATAGGGGCTCTTATGTTGACTTATCCCTCTACTCATGGAGTTTTTGAATTACAAATCAGAAAGATATGTGATTTAATTCACTCTGTAGGAGGATTTGTCTATTTAGATGGAGCAAATTTGAACGCTCAGGTTGGATTATGTAAACCGGGGGATTATGGTGTTGATGTTTGTCATTTGAATTTACATAAAACATTCTGCATTCCACATGGAGGTGGTGGTCCAGGAGTAGGTCCAGTTGCTGCATCAGAAACTTTAAGCCCATTTCTTCCTACTCATTCTTTAATGGATAATAATTTATCTAATTGTTCTAATTACGTATCTTCTGCTAAGCATGGGAGTGCAAGTATTCTTCCAATAAGTTGGATGTATATAAAAATGGTTGGTCTTAGTGGTTTAAGGAAAGCAACTGCTCATGCAATTTTATCTGCAAATTATATTGCGTATTCTTTAAAACATAAATTCAAGATTCTTTATAAAGGAAAAAATAATTTTGTCGCACATGAATGTATTTTAGATTTTAGAGATTTAAAATCCAAAACTGGTTTGAGTGTAAATGATTTAGCTAAACGATTAATAGATTATAGTTTTCATGCCCCAACTATAAGTTGGCCTGTTCCAGAGACCATAATGATAGAGCCTACTGAAAGTGAAAGTTTGGTTGAATTGGATAGATTTTGCGAGGCTATGCTATTGATTGGAGAAGAAATCAGCGAAATAGAAAAAAATAGTGAATTAAAGAATAATAATGTAATAAGTAACGCTCCCCACACACTGAAAGAGTTAATTGCTGATAATTGGCATTATCCTTATTCAAAAGAAAAAGCTTCTTTTCCTTATAAAACTCCAACATCTATTAAGTTTTGGTCTTCAGTTTCTAGGATCAATAATGCATATGGCGATCGCAATTTAATTTGTACTTGCAATGTAAATCAAGGAGAGACTTTCGAAGAAAAAAAATGTGCTTAA
- a CDS encoding acyl-CoA desaturase, producing the protein MNSVIFQETAKLKKPVPAEKVIELSEKLLEPSSHSKRYPPRLHKTWGTIVFMVAIHILSLIAIQPKFWSLPAVTSLLFFYWVTACLGVTLGYHRLLSHRSFIVPRWLERFFATCGAISCQHGPIDWVGLHRHHHSFSDTEVDHHNSKKGFWWSHMGWMFKDVEALKAVPKLSADLIKDPYYRFLNKYFLFLQIPIGLSLYAIGQKLGVGGWALVLWGIPLRLVVVYHVTWLVNSATHCWGKAPFESGDSSKNNAWVAALTFGEGWHNNHHAFPNSAKQGLFRGQIDITWEHIKILAKFGLAKKVKLPSRSYY; encoded by the coding sequence ATGAATTCAGTAATTTTCCAAGAAACAGCAAAATTAAAAAAACCTGTTCCAGCTGAAAAAGTTATAGAACTCTCAGAAAAATTACTGGAACCTTCCAGTCATTCAAAAAGATATCCTCCAAGACTACATAAAACGTGGGGGACAATAGTTTTTATGGTTGCAATTCATATTCTTTCTCTTATAGCTATACAACCAAAATTTTGGAGTCTCCCTGCAGTCACTTCATTATTATTTTTTTACTGGGTTACGGCTTGTTTAGGAGTCACTCTTGGATATCACAGATTGTTATCACACAGATCGTTCATTGTTCCAAGATGGTTAGAAAGATTTTTTGCTACCTGTGGAGCTATAAGTTGCCAACATGGACCAATAGATTGGGTAGGTTTGCATAGGCATCACCACTCTTTTTCAGATACTGAAGTAGATCATCACAATAGTAAAAAGGGGTTTTGGTGGAGTCATATGGGTTGGATGTTTAAAGACGTTGAAGCACTAAAAGCTGTTCCAAAACTAAGTGCAGATTTAATCAAGGATCCATACTATAGATTTCTAAATAAATATTTTTTATTCTTACAAATTCCTATTGGACTTTCTTTGTACGCAATAGGTCAAAAATTAGGAGTTGGAGGTTGGGCTCTAGTCCTTTGGGGAATTCCATTGAGACTTGTGGTTGTTTATCACGTAACTTGGCTAGTCAACTCCGCGACGCATTGTTGGGGTAAAGCACCATTTGAAAGTGGCGATTCATCGAAAAACAATGCATGGGTTGCTGCATTAACATTTGGAGAAGGTTGGCATAATAACCATCATGCATTTCCCAATTCGGCAAAACAAGGATTATTTAGAGGTCAGATAGACATAACATGGGAACATATTAAGATTCTTGCGAAATTTGGTCTTGCAAAAAAAGTAAAGTTACCCTCTAGGTCTTATTATTAA
- a CDS encoding NAD-dependent epimerase/dehydratase family protein: protein MKVIVLGGDGFCGWPCAVNLAEQNHDVIIVDNLSRRKIDIDLEVESLTPISSITERLSAWEEIGGKPMKFLNMDISKQYQKLLNLLIEEKPDSVIHFAEQRAAPYSMKSSFTKRYTVDNNVNGTHNLLAAIVESNLDIHVVHLGTMGVYGYGSHRGATIPEGYLKVEVPQPDGSRFEEEILHPASPGSVYHMTKTLDQLLFLYYNKNDLVRITDLHQGIVWGTNTEATLKDPRLTNRFDYDGDYGTVLNRFLMQAAIGYPLSVHGTGGQTRAFIHIKDSVKCVQLALENPPKPGERVKIFNQMTESHQVGELAKKVASLTGADINYLPNPRNEAVENDLIVDNKCFIELGLNPTTLDNGLLEEVVEVAKKYSNRCDLKRIPCVSSWTKKQAEAIKTN from the coding sequence GTGAAAGTTATTGTTCTAGGTGGAGATGGTTTTTGCGGTTGGCCTTGTGCGGTGAATTTAGCAGAGCAAAATCATGATGTAATTATTGTCGACAATTTAAGTCGTAGAAAAATAGATATTGATCTTGAAGTAGAATCTTTAACTCCTATTTCTTCAATAACTGAAAGACTATCTGCATGGGAAGAGATTGGTGGTAAGCCTATGAAATTTCTTAACATGGATATCTCTAAACAATACCAAAAATTATTAAATTTACTTATTGAAGAAAAACCTGATTCAGTTATCCATTTTGCTGAACAAAGAGCAGCTCCTTACTCTATGAAATCAAGTTTTACCAAACGATATACAGTAGATAATAACGTTAATGGTACACATAACCTTCTTGCTGCAATCGTAGAAAGTAATTTAGATATTCATGTAGTTCATTTGGGAACAATGGGAGTTTACGGTTATGGATCCCATAGAGGTGCAACAATTCCAGAAGGATATCTAAAAGTTGAAGTTCCACAACCAGATGGAAGTCGTTTTGAAGAAGAAATATTACACCCTGCAAGCCCAGGTAGCGTTTACCATATGACAAAAACTTTAGATCAATTATTATTTCTCTACTACAACAAAAATGATCTTGTGAGAATCACTGATCTACATCAAGGCATTGTTTGGGGAACAAATACAGAAGCGACTTTAAAAGACCCTAGATTGACAAATAGATTTGACTATGATGGAGATTATGGAACTGTTCTAAATAGATTTCTAATGCAAGCTGCCATTGGATATCCATTAAGTGTTCATGGGACAGGAGGGCAAACTAGAGCATTTATACATATAAAAGACTCTGTAAAGTGTGTACAACTTGCTCTTGAAAATCCTCCAAAACCTGGTGAGAGAGTCAAAATCTTTAATCAAATGACTGAAAGTCATCAAGTTGGAGAACTGGCTAAGAAAGTTGCTTCTCTAACAGGAGCCGATATCAATTATTTACCAAATCCAAGAAATGAAGCAGTAGAAAATGATCTAATTGTTGATAATAAATGCTTTATAGAATTAGGTTTAAACCCAACGACTCTTGATAATGGCTTATTAGAAGAAGTTGTTGAAGTTGCTAAAAAATACTCCAATAGATGTGATCTTAAGCGCATACCTTGTGTTTCTTCTTGGACTAAAAAACAAGCTGAGGCCATAAAGACTAATTAA